ATGACGTTGTTTATTATAATACTCCTCTTCAAGAATTGGCAAAAGAATTAAACATAAACCTTATCACCGGTGAAAAAATGTGGTATTATCAGGCTATTGAAAATCTTAAAATATGGAATATATACGATGAATCAAAATTTAAGAAAGCTTTTCAGAACTTCAAAAAATGATATAATATTCTATGAATCTATTTAAATAAGGAGAGATTTTATGGCAAATGTATATTTGAAAAAAGGAATTAAAAGCAGGGTTGTAAATGGCCATCCCTGGATATATGAAAATGAAATAAATGAAATTCAAGGAGAATACGCTAACGGCGAGATAGTAAATGTTTTTTATAATAAGAATTTCATTGGAAAAGGATATATTAACGATAACTCAAAAATAAGAGTTAGACTTTTAACAAAAAAGAATGAAGAGATCGATAAAGAATGGATAAAAGGAAAAATTAAAAAAGCTATCGATTATAGAAAAATGATTTTTGGTAATGAAAATACCTTTAGATTAATATTTGGCGAAGGCGATTATTTCCCAGGACTTATCGTAGATAAATTCAATGATTATTTAGTCATTCAAATTAATACTCTTGGAATATATAAACTCAAGAATCATATTATCGATTCGTTAGTAGAACTCATTAATCCAAAGGGAATTTTCGAGAAAGATGATGAAAAAAGTGCTAAAATAGAAGAATTCGAATACACTGAAGGGTGGATATATAAAACAGGCCCTGAATTGATTCCATTTGAAATCAACGGAATAAAGTTTTTTGCCGATACGCTTGGACAAAAAACAGGATTCTTTTTAGATCAAAGATATAACGCTCTTAAAGTAAAAGAATTAGCTAAAGATAAAAATGTTCTCGATGGATTTTCATATACAGGAAATTTTGGTATCCATGCATTATCTGGTGGTGCAAAACATGTCACATTCCTTGATTATTCTGATAGAGCTTTATTTGTTCTTGAAAAAACTTTAAAAGAAAATAATATCTCAAAGGACAAATATGATTTATATGAAACAAATACATTTGATCAGCTTAGAAAATTTGACGGCGCAAATATCTATTTTGACTTTGTTATTATTGATCCTCCATCTCTAGCCAAGTCAAGAAGTTCAATAAAAAATGCTATAAGAGGTTATAAAGAATTAAATTTAAGAGCTATGAGAATAACAAAAAATGGTTCTTTATTCGCCACGGCATCATGTACACAATTGGTATATGACGAAGAATTCAAAAGAATCATTTTCGATGCAGCTAAAGATAATAAACTATTATTAAGACAAATATTTAAAGGAAATCAATCACCAGATCATCCTGTAGTATATAATATTTTAGAAACAGAATATCTTAAATTCTATATTTTCCAACTTGAAAATATGAAATTGTAATTATTTCTTGATCTCTATAATCTATAAAAAAACAGCGCTTTCAAAAGCGCTGTTTTTAAATTATAGTTACAAATAGACTCATTATAAGAAATATGAATATCTGAAATTTTATATATTTGAGTTTTTGTTTCCCTAAATCTTCCTGAAAAACCAGAAAATTATTAATAAGAGTAATCAAAATATATAAAATAATAACTGTTTTAATTGACGGACTAACTAAATATAACATGAGTATATTTATAAGAGAGGTTAATCCATTTATTATAAGAAAAGCAAGAAAAAACTTCACTTTATCAATTTTGACTCTTAATATTTTTAGAATTAAAATATTGGCAATCATTTCTAAAGAAATAATCACAAATAACAAAATAGCGGAAAAAA
This is a stretch of genomic DNA from Marinitoga piezophila KA3. It encodes these proteins:
- a CDS encoding class I SAM-dependent rRNA methyltransferase; this translates as MANVYLKKGIKSRVVNGHPWIYENEINEIQGEYANGEIVNVFYNKNFIGKGYINDNSKIRVRLLTKKNEEIDKEWIKGKIKKAIDYRKMIFGNENTFRLIFGEGDYFPGLIVDKFNDYLVIQINTLGIYKLKNHIIDSLVELINPKGIFEKDDEKSAKIEEFEYTEGWIYKTGPELIPFEINGIKFFADTLGQKTGFFLDQRYNALKVKELAKDKNVLDGFSYTGNFGIHALSGGAKHVTFLDYSDRALFVLEKTLKENNISKDKYDLYETNTFDQLRKFDGANIYFDFVIIDPPSLAKSRSSIKNAIRGYKELNLRAMRITKNGSLFATASCTQLVYDEEFKRIIFDAAKDNKLLLRQIFKGNQSPDHPVVYNILETEYLKFYIFQLENMKL